A genomic window from Bacteroidota bacterium includes:
- the rpsK gene encoding 30S ribosomal protein S11: MAKTTTAKKTVKKRIVKVEAEGQAHILASFNNLIITFTNMTGQTISWASAGKAGFRGSKKNTPYAAQVATSDAAKVAYDAGLRRVEVFVKGPGSGRESAIRSIVSSGIDVTVIRDITPLPHNGCRPPKKRRV, encoded by the coding sequence ATGGCTAAAACAACAACAGCAAAAAAGACAGTTAAAAAAAGGATAGTAAAGGTGGAAGCCGAAGGACAGGCCCACATACTAGCTTCTTTTAACAATCTGATTATCACTTTTACCAATATGACCGGACAAACCATTTCATGGGCTTCGGCAGGTAAAGCAGGATTCAGGGGTTCTAAAAAGAATACGCCTTATGCGGCGCAGGTAGCTACTTCAGATGCAGCGAAAGTTGCTTATGATGCAGGTTTGCGCAGAGTAGAAGTATTTGTAAAAGGACCTGGCTCAGGACGTGAATCAGCAATTCGTTCAATTGTATCATCAGGAATAGATGTAACAGTTATTCGCGATATCACACCACTTCCGCACAACGGATGCCGTCCTCCTAAAAAGAGAAGAGTATAA
- the rpsC gene encoding 30S ribosomal protein S3, whose amino-acid sequence MGQKCNPIGNRLGIIRGWDSNWYGGKTMAEKLVEDERIRQYLSARISKGGISKIVIERTLNRITVTIHTSRPGIIIGKGGGEVDKVKEELKKITDKDVQINIIEIRRPELDAAIVGETIARQLEARINFRRAIKMAIASTMRMGAEGIKIRISGRLNGAEMARSEEYKQGRVPLHTFRADIDYAWKEAQTVYGKLGVKVWICKGEVLGKRDLQPNVGLQQEKDRNNKRRRAKR is encoded by the coding sequence ATGGGACAAAAATGTAACCCGATAGGCAACAGATTAGGTATCATCCGCGGATGGGACAGTAACTGGTATGGCGGAAAAACCATGGCAGAGAAACTGGTAGAAGACGAAAGAATCCGTCAGTACCTCAGCGCAAGGATATCTAAAGGTGGAATTTCAAAAATCGTGATTGAAAGAACCCTTAACCGCATCACAGTAACAATCCATACTTCACGTCCGGGAATTATCATCGGAAAAGGTGGTGGAGAAGTTGATAAAGTGAAGGAAGAATTAAAGAAAATCACTGATAAAGATGTTCAAATCAATATCATTGAAATCCGTCGCCCGGAATTAGATGCAGCTATTGTAGGTGAAACAATCGCTCGTCAGCTTGAAGCACGTATCAACTTCCGTCGCGCCATTAAAATGGCAATCGCATCAACCATGCGTATGGGAGCTGAAGGTATCAAGATTCGTATCAGCGGACGTTTGAACGGAGCAGAGATGGCACGTTCTGAAGAATACAAACAAGGCCGTGTGCCATTACATACTTTCCGCGCAGATATTGATTATGCATGGAAAGAAGCACAAACAGTATACGGTAAACTCGGTGTAAAAGTATGGATCTGTAAAGGTGAAGTATTAGGAAAACGCGACCTCCAGCCGAATGTTGGTTTACAACAGGAAAAAGATCGCAATAACAAGAGAAGAAGAGCTAAACGTTAA
- the rpsN gene encoding 30S ribosomal protein S14: protein MSKKSIIARNTKRQHMITHYADLRKQLKAEGKWEELDKLPRNSSKVRYRNRCKLTGRPRGYISDFGISRIKLRDLALYGKIPGMTKASW, encoded by the coding sequence ATGTCAAAAAAATCAATAATTGCAAGAAATACCAAACGTCAGCACATGATTACACATTATGCTGACTTACGTAAGCAACTGAAGGCAGAAGGAAAATGGGAAGAGTTGGATAAACTCCCTCGTAATTCTTCAAAAGTAAGATACCGCAACCGTTGTAAATTAACCGGTCGCCCAAGAGGTTACATCAGCGACTTTGGTATTTCAAGAATCAAACTTCGTGATTTGGCCTTATATGGTAAAATTCCGGGAATGACAAAAGCAAGTTGGTAA
- the infA gene encoding translation initiation factor IF-1, protein MSKQGLIKQDGTITEALSNAMFRVKLENEHEIVAHISGKMRMNYIRILPGDRVTVEMSPYDLTRGRIIYRYK, encoded by the coding sequence ATGTCGAAACAAGGACTAATAAAACAAGACGGAACAATTACTGAAGCATTGAGTAATGCAATGTTCAGAGTGAAGTTGGAAAACGAACACGAAATTGTAGCCCATATTTCAGGGAAAATGCGAATGAATTACATTCGGATATTACCGGGCGACAGAGTGACAGTGGAGATGAGTCCGTATGATTTAACAAGAGGAAGAATTATTTACCGTTATAAATAA
- the rpsM gene encoding 30S ribosomal protein S13: MARIAGIDLPKNKRGVIGLTYIYGISNSTSKKILASANIDESKKVKDWNDDEINAIRSFINDELKVEGALRSEQQLAIKRLMDIGCYRGVRHRKGLPVRGQRTKTNSRTRKGRKKTVANKKKAPKG; the protein is encoded by the coding sequence ATGGCAAGGATTGCTGGTATTGATTTACCTAAAAACAAAAGAGGCGTAATAGGCCTTACCTACATCTACGGGATTAGTAACTCTACTTCCAAGAAAATTCTGGCTTCAGCAAATATTGATGAAAGCAAGAAGGTAAAAGATTGGAACGATGATGAGATTAATGCTATTCGCTCATTTATAAATGATGAGTTGAAAGTAGAAGGTGCATTGCGTTCTGAACAACAACTGGCTATCAAACGCCTAATGGATATCGGATGCTATCGTGGTGTTCGTCACCGTAAAGGTTTACCGGTTCGTGGTCAACGCACCAAAACAAATTCAAGAACCCGTAAAGGTCGTAAGAAAACAGTTGCGAATAAAAAGAAAGCACCTAAAGGATAA
- the rplV gene encoding 50S ribosomal protein L22 yields MEAVAKLINNPRTNNNAGSPRKTRYVVDLIRGLDIDKALNVLRFTDKAAATPIEKLLRSAIKNWEVKFEQDAADSNLYVKECFVDGGKTMRRFQPAPHGRAYRIRKRTNHITIKVASRTATANVNQETKE; encoded by the coding sequence ATGGAAGCAGTAGCAAAACTCATTAACAACCCGAGAACCAACAATAACGCAGGTTCACCACGTAAAACAAGATACGTAGTTGATCTGATCAGAGGGTTGGATATCGATAAAGCACTTAACGTGTTGAGGTTTACCGATAAGGCAGCCGCTACACCGATAGAAAAATTATTAAGAAGTGCGATTAAAAACTGGGAGGTAAAATTCGAACAGGATGCTGCCGACAGTAACTTATATGTGAAAGAATGTTTTGTAGATGGTGGTAAAACAATGCGTCGTTTTCAACCTGCGCCGCACGGAAGAGCTTACCGTATCCGCAAACGCACAAATCACATTACAATTAAAGTTGCATCAAGAACTGCAACAGCTAACGTTAACCAAGAAACCAAAGAATAA
- the rplN gene encoding 50S ribosomal protein L14 — protein sequence MIQQESRLKVADNSGAREVLCIRVLGSTGRRYASLGDKIIVTVKDALPGGGIKKGTVSTAVVVRTHKEVRRKDGSYIRFDDNACVLLNASDEPRGTRIFGPVARELRDKQFMKIVSLAPEVL from the coding sequence ATGATACAACAGGAATCAAGACTTAAAGTAGCTGATAACAGCGGAGCACGCGAAGTGTTGTGTATCCGTGTATTAGGCAGCACAGGCAGAAGGTATGCTTCACTTGGCGATAAAATTATCGTAACTGTGAAAGATGCACTTCCCGGAGGTGGTATCAAAAAAGGTACTGTATCTACCGCAGTTGTAGTAAGAACGCATAAAGAAGTGCGTCGTAAAGATGGATCTTATATCCGTTTTGATGACAATGCTTGTGTGTTGTTAAACGCATCTGACGAGCCTAGAGGAACTCGTATTTTCGGTCCGGTAGCTCGTGAACTCAGAGATAAACAATTTATGAAAATCGTTTCATTAGCACCGGAGGTGTTATAA
- the rpsH gene encoding 30S ribosomal protein S8: MKVTDPIADFLTRIRNAQKANHRIVEVPASNMKKRLTEILYEHGFIFRYKFEEEGPQGVIKIALKYDPVTKSPAIKGLTRVSKPGLRKYAGVGEMPRVLSGLGLAIVSTSKGVMTEKEAKRQNVGGEVLCYVY; encoded by the coding sequence ATGAAAGTTACAGATCCAATAGCTGATTTTCTGACCAGAATCAGAAATGCTCAAAAAGCGAATCACAGAATTGTTGAGGTGCCTGCTTCAAATATGAAGAAACGCCTTACCGAAATTTTGTATGAGCATGGTTTCATCTTCAGATATAAATTTGAAGAAGAAGGTCCTCAGGGTGTTATCAAGATCGCGTTAAAATACGATCCTGTTACAAAATCCCCAGCCATCAAAGGTCTTACGAGAGTAAGTAAACCAGGATTGCGAAAATACGCAGGTGTTGGTGAAATGCCACGCGTTCTTAGCGGATTAGGCTTAGCAATAGTGTCAACTTCAAAAGGAGTAATGACAGAAAAAGAAGCCAAACGCCAGAATGTAGGTGGTGAAGTATTATGTTACGTTTATTAA
- the rplR gene encoding 50S ribosomal protein L18, with translation MLSEKVIRRQKIRYRIRKKITGTAERPRLAVYRSNKEIYAQLIDDVAGHTLCSASTADKQGKTIAGTKCDKAKEVGKMLAQRAAEKGIVSVSFDRGGYLYHGRILKLAEGAREGGLQF, from the coding sequence ATGTTATCCGAAAAAGTAATAAGAAGACAAAAAATCCGCTATCGTATCCGTAAAAAAATTACAGGAACGGCTGAGCGTCCACGATTGGCAGTTTACAGAAGCAATAAAGAAATTTATGCTCAGTTGATTGACGATGTAGCTGGTCACACACTTTGCTCTGCATCAACAGCCGACAAACAGGGTAAAACCATTGCCGGAACAAAATGCGATAAAGCTAAAGAAGTGGGAAAAATGCTGGCTCAAAGAGCAGCAGAAAAAGGTATCGTATCAGTATCTTTTGACCGTGGCGGTTATTTGTATCACGGTAGAATTCTTAAACTGGCTGAAGGTGCCCGCGAAGGTGGTCTTCAATTCTAA
- the secY gene encoding preprotein translocase subunit SecY — translation MKKFIQTLKNIWSIEDLRKRLTYTIGLILLFRFGSYVMLPGIDPEIYGQAANVNGQSGLLGLINLFAGGGFSRASIFALGIMPYISASIAIQLLTIAVPYFARLQKEGESGRRKMNQYTRYLTVVVTALQASGYYAYLKGMSEQADFILAPNGLFWFICVMILTAGTLFTMWMGERITDKGIGNGISMLIMVGIVAGLPAAILNEITHRGADGGGGYIPFVLEIAFMILVIMGCILLVQGTRRIPVQYAKRVVGSRQYGGTRNYIPLKINAAGVMPIIFAQALMFIPGIFVQINEDWSSSPVLVMLNDFQSVGYNIIYGLLIVLFTYFYTAIIINPAQMADELKKNGGFIPGIKPGKKTAEFIDNVLSRITLPGSIFLALVAVAPVITRVIGVDQSFARFFGGTSLLIMVGVILDTLQQIESHLLMRHYDGLMKSGRIKGRTSSPVGVQQG, via the coding sequence ATGAAAAAATTCATACAGACATTAAAAAATATCTGGAGCATCGAAGATCTCCGTAAACGATTGACCTACACTATCGGTTTGATATTGTTGTTCCGTTTCGGTTCTTATGTTATGCTTCCCGGTATAGATCCGGAAATTTACGGTCAGGCCGCCAATGTTAACGGTCAGAGCGGATTACTGGGTTTAATAAACTTATTTGCAGGTGGTGGTTTCAGCAGAGCCTCAATTTTTGCACTCGGTATCATGCCTTACATTTCGGCATCTATCGCGATTCAATTATTGACCATTGCAGTTCCCTATTTCGCCCGTTTACAAAAAGAAGGTGAAAGCGGCCGCCGCAAAATGAATCAATATACCCGTTACCTCACTGTTGTAGTTACAGCATTGCAGGCATCAGGATATTATGCTTACTTAAAAGGAATGTCTGAACAAGCTGACTTTATCCTTGCTCCAAACGGTTTATTCTGGTTTATCTGCGTTATGATTTTGACAGCAGGAACATTATTTACTATGTGGATGGGTGAACGTATTACTGATAAAGGTATAGGTAATGGTATTTCCATGTTAATCATGGTTGGTATCGTGGCCGGTTTACCTGCAGCGATCCTGAATGAGATTACACATCGTGGTGCTGATGGCGGTGGCGGATATATTCCATTCGTTCTTGAAATTGCCTTCATGATTTTAGTGATTATGGGTTGTATCCTGCTCGTTCAGGGAACAAGACGAATTCCGGTTCAGTATGCTAAACGTGTTGTAGGTTCTCGCCAATACGGTGGAACCAGAAACTATATTCCATTAAAAATAAACGCTGCCGGCGTAATGCCAATCATCTTTGCTCAGGCTTTGATGTTTATTCCCGGCATTTTTGTTCAGATAAATGAAGATTGGAGCAGTTCTCCGGTTCTTGTTATGCTGAACGATTTCCAAAGCGTAGGATATAATATCATTTACGGTTTATTAATTGTGTTGTTTACTTATTTCTACACCGCTATCATCATCAACCCTGCACAAATGGCTGATGAATTAAAGAAAAACGGTGGATTTATTCCGGGTATTAAACCAGGTAAAAAAACAGCAGAATTTATAGACAACGTTTTATCAAGAATTACTTTACCGGGTTCAATTTTCCTTGCATTAGTTGCAGTGGCTCCGGTAATTACCCGCGTAATTGGTGTGGATCAAAGTTTTGCCAGATTTTTTGGCGGAACATCACTCCTTATCATGGTAGGTGTTATTCTTGATACATTACAACAAATTGAAAGTCACCTGTTAATGCGTCATTACGACGGTTTGATGAAGTCGGGACGAATTAAAGGTCGCACATCATCACCAGTAGGCGTGCAACAAGGATGA
- the rpsS gene encoding 30S ribosomal protein S19 codes for MARSIKKGPYVDHNLAGKVEKLNDSGKKTVVKTWSRRSTIFPDMVGHTFAVHNGNKFIPVFVTENMVGHKLGEFSPTRNFKSHSGNR; via the coding sequence ATGGCACGTTCGATAAAAAAAGGACCTTATGTGGATCATAATCTCGCCGGCAAGGTAGAGAAGTTGAATGACAGCGGAAAAAAGACAGTGGTTAAAACCTGGTCACGCCGTTCAACCATTTTCCCTGATATGGTTGGTCATACATTCGCAGTTCACAACGGAAACAAATTTATTCCGGTGTTTGTAACTGAAAACATGGTGGGTCATAAATTAGGTGAATTTTCACCAACAAGAAACTTTAAATCACACTCTGGTAACAGATAA
- the rpsQ gene encoding 30S ribosomal protein S17, producing the protein MEQETRNLRRTITGVVTSNKMDKSITVAVERKIMHTKYGKFLKKTKKYHAHDEANDAKVGDKVVIMETRPLSKLKRWRLVDVVERAK; encoded by the coding sequence ATGGAACAAGAAACAAGAAATCTGAGAAGAACAATTACCGGAGTGGTAACCAGCAACAAAATGGACAAATCCATAACTGTTGCAGTTGAGCGAAAAATCATGCACACCAAGTACGGTAAGTTCCTCAAAAAAACAAAAAAATATCATGCACACGACGAGGCAAATGATGCTAAAGTGGGTGATAAAGTAGTAATTATGGAAACCCGTCCGCTGAGCAAACTCAAAAGATGGAGATTAGTTGACGTAGTCGAAAGAGCTAAATAA
- the rpmD gene encoding 50S ribosomal protein L30 yields MSKIKVTLVKSTTDRPKRQKATMIALGLRKMHHSVEVEATPQIIGMVKAVQHLVKVENI; encoded by the coding sequence ATGAGCAAGATAAAAGTAACATTAGTTAAGAGCACAACTGACCGACCAAAAAGACAAAAGGCAACAATGATTGCACTTGGTCTTCGTAAAATGCACCATTCTGTGGAAGTAGAAGCAACACCTCAGATAATCGGTATGGTGAAAGCAGTTCAACATTTAGTTAAAGTAGAAAATATTTAA
- the rplP gene encoding 50S ribosomal protein L16, translating into MLAPKKVKHRKTFKGKIKGNAKRGSLLSAGSFGLKTLEEGWITDRQIEAARIALTRHLKREGQVWINIFPDKPITKKPAEVRMGKGKGAPEYWVAVVQPGRIMFEADGVPLDTAREAMRLAAGKLPVKTKFVVRRDYVS; encoded by the coding sequence ATGTTAGCGCCAAAAAAAGTAAAACATCGCAAAACGTTTAAGGGTAAGATAAAAGGTAATGCCAAAAGAGGTAGCCTGTTGTCGGCAGGATCGTTCGGTTTAAAAACCCTTGAAGAAGGCTGGATTACCGACCGTCAGATTGAAGCTGCCAGGATTGCCTTAACCCGTCACCTGAAACGTGAAGGTCAGGTTTGGATCAACATCTTCCCTGATAAGCCTATTACCAAAAAACCTGCAGAGGTTCGTATGGGTAAAGGTAAAGGTGCCCCTGAATATTGGGTGGCAGTAGTACAGCCGGGAAGAATCATGTTCGAAGCTGATGGAGTGCCACTGGATACTGCACGCGAAGCAATGCGTCTTGCTGCAGGTAAATTACCGGTTAAAACAAAATTTGTAGTCCGTAGAGATTACGTTTCATAA
- the map gene encoding type I methionyl aminopeptidase, with protein sequence MIYYKTTDEIKLIRESSLLVSETLALMAGLIKPGITTLELDEKAEAFIRDNGARPSFKGYRGFAHTLCISVNEEVVHGIPSKREIKNGDVVSVDCGVYKNGYHGDSAYTFLVGDVTMDAVNLARVTKECVFKGIEMAIAGNRIGDISYAVQNYAESFHGYGVVRELVGHGLGKSLHEEPDVPNFGARGKGPKMQEGLVIAIEPMINLGTKNVVQENDGWTIRTKDRKISCHFEHTIAVTKEKADILSSFEPIEAAVKRNKNLYQETETVS encoded by the coding sequence ATGATTTATTATAAAACAACAGATGAGATAAAACTCATCAGAGAAAGTTCTTTACTTGTTTCAGAAACGTTAGCCCTGATGGCGGGATTAATAAAACCCGGTATCACAACACTTGAGCTTGATGAAAAAGCTGAAGCGTTTATCAGGGATAATGGAGCTCGTCCGTCATTTAAAGGATATCGCGGGTTTGCACATACATTATGTATTTCGGTAAACGAAGAAGTAGTGCATGGTATTCCATCAAAACGCGAAATCAAAAACGGGGATGTAGTTTCTGTAGATTGCGGTGTTTACAAAAACGGATACCACGGTGATTCGGCTTACACTTTTTTAGTTGGCGATGTTACCATGGATGCAGTAAACCTTGCCAGAGTTACCAAAGAATGTGTTTTCAAAGGTATCGAAATGGCAATAGCAGGAAACAGAATCGGGGATATCAGTTATGCCGTTCAAAATTATGCTGAATCGTTCCATGGTTATGGAGTTGTTCGCGAATTAGTTGGGCATGGCTTAGGAAAGAGCCTGCATGAAGAACCGGATGTGCCAAATTTTGGTGCAAGAGGAAAAGGGCCTAAAATGCAGGAAGGGTTAGTGATAGCAATTGAACCGATGATTAACTTGGGTACAAAAAATGTGGTTCAGGAAAACGACGGGTGGACAATAAGAACGAAAGACAGAAAAATTTCCTGTCATTTTGAACATACCATTGCGGTAACAAAGGAGAAAGCGGATATTTTATCCAGTTTTGAACCAATTGAAGCCGCGGTGAAGCGAAATAAAAATTTATATCAGGAAACTGAAACAGTTAGTTAA
- the rpmJ gene encoding 50S ribosomal protein L36 produces the protein MKVKPSIKKRSVDCKIVRRKGRLYVINKKNPKFKQRQG, from the coding sequence ATGAAAGTAAAACCATCAATAAAAAAACGCAGCGTCGATTGTAAGATCGTGAGAAGAAAGGGAAGGCTGTATGTGATCAACAAAAAGAACCCTAAATTCAAACAACGTCAAGGTTAA
- the rpmC gene encoding 50S ribosomal protein L29 — MAKLKREDLNQLSMEDLKQRLHDDTDRLQKLRFNHAVNPIDNPTQITYVRREIARLNTEIRKRELVSAK, encoded by the coding sequence ATGGCTAAGTTAAAAAGAGAAGATTTAAACCAGCTCAGCATGGAAGACCTTAAACAAAGGCTTCATGACGATACTGATCGTTTACAAAAACTGCGTTTCAACCATGCGGTTAACCCAATCGACAACCCAACGCAAATTACATATGTGCGTCGTGAAATTGCCCGATTGAACACAGAAATTCGTAAACGTGAATTGGTTTCAGCCAAATAA
- the rplE gene encoding 50S ribosomal protein L5 produces the protein METRTPRLKKKYSDEVAASLQEKFNYKSSMQLPKLLKISINQGVGKATQDKKMIDVAIDEMTRITGQKCVATVSKKDISNFKLRSAQPIGVKVTLRGENMYEFLDRLFSVALPRVRDFKGVNDKSFDGRGNYTLGITEHIIFPEIDIDKVTRISGMDITFVTSAKTDAEAYELLKGLGMPFRKP, from the coding sequence ATGGAAACTAGAACTCCACGTCTGAAGAAAAAATATAGCGATGAAGTAGCAGCTTCACTGCAAGAGAAATTTAATTATAAAAGCTCTATGCAGCTGCCTAAACTCCTTAAGATTTCAATAAATCAAGGGGTTGGTAAAGCTACTCAGGACAAAAAAATGATCGATGTAGCAATCGACGAAATGACACGTATTACCGGTCAGAAATGTGTTGCTACCGTATCGAAAAAAGATATTTCGAATTTCAAATTACGTTCTGCCCAACCAATCGGTGTGAAAGTAACTTTGAGAGGTGAAAATATGTATGAATTTCTCGATCGTTTATTCTCTGTTGCCCTACCACGCGTTCGCGATTTTAAAGGTGTAAACGACAAGAGTTTCGATGGAAGAGGAAACTATACATTAGGTATTACCGAACATATCATTTTCCCTGAAATTGATATCGATAAAGTAACAAGAATAAGTGGTATGGATATCACTTTTGTTACCTCGGCTAAAACTGATGCTGAAGCATATGAATTATTAAAAGGATTAGGAATGCCATTCCGCAAACCATAA
- the rplX gene encoding 50S ribosomal protein L24: MATKNTTSRFKPKYHVKKNDMVLVITGDDKGKKGRVIEVNYTTGRVMIEGINIISKHTRPTQQYPNGGIIKKEAPIHISNVQLVDPKTGKGIRVNRKEVDGKIVRTNKSGEIIK; the protein is encoded by the coding sequence ATGGCAACAAAAAATACAACCAGCCGATTTAAACCAAAATACCACGTTAAGAAAAACGATATGGTATTGGTAATCACCGGCGACGACAAAGGAAAAAAGGGACGTGTAATTGAAGTAAATTATACTACCGGTCGTGTTATGATTGAAGGTATTAATATCATTTCAAAACATACACGCCCAACTCAACAATATCCTAACGGCGGTATCATTAAAAAAGAAGCACCAATTCACATCAGCAATGTGCAACTGGTTGATCCGAAAACCGGAAAAGGTATCAGGGTAAACCGCAAAGAAGTGGATGGTAAAATAGTTAGAACTAATAAATCAGGTGAAATAATCAAATAA
- the rplF gene encoding 50S ribosomal protein L6, translating into MSRIGKLPIQLPAGVTVSVADNNVVTVKGKRGELTLKVDTDITIKPEGAVVKLERPTEQKRHKAMHGLYRALIANMVKGVSEGFRKELELVGVGYRAANTGQILEIAVGYSHPIMMMIPKEVKLSTVSEKGKNPTIILESNDKQLLGAIAVKIRSFRKPEPYKGKGIKYSDEVLRRKAGKTAGK; encoded by the coding sequence ATGTCACGAATAGGAAAATTACCCATTCAATTACCGGCAGGAGTAACTGTTTCAGTTGCCGACAACAACGTTGTTACCGTAAAAGGTAAACGCGGCGAATTAACACTGAAGGTTGATACTGATATCACCATTAAACCGGAAGGTGCAGTTGTTAAACTGGAGCGTCCTACTGAACAAAAACGCCATAAGGCGATGCATGGTTTATACCGCGCATTAATTGCCAACATGGTGAAAGGTGTATCAGAAGGATTTAGGAAAGAACTCGAATTGGTTGGGGTAGGTTACAGAGCTGCAAATACAGGTCAGATTCTTGAAATCGCTGTTGGTTACTCTCACCCTATCATGATGATGATTCCTAAAGAGGTAAAATTGTCAACCGTGAGTGAAAAAGGTAAAAACCCGACTATCATTCTCGAAAGCAACGATAAACAATTATTAGGTGCAATTGCTGTAAAAATCAGATCGTTCCGTAAGCCTGAACCGTACAAAGGAAAAGGTATTAAATATTCTGATGAAGTATTGCGTCGTAAAGCTGGTAAAACAGCAGGTAAATAA
- the rplO gene encoding 50S ribosomal protein L15, protein MDLSNLKPAEGSIKKRHRIGRGQGSGWGETSKRGFKGAGSRSGNSRKRGHEGGQMPLQRRLPKRGFNNKNFEVKYVSFNLDQIQAMVDKYEITKLDLDMLKANRIIKGDERLKVLGRGELKAKVEIWAHACSETAKKGIEAAGGTINVIA, encoded by the coding sequence ATGGATTTATCAAATTTAAAACCGGCAGAAGGCTCGATTAAGAAACGTCACCGCATTGGTCGTGGACAAGGTTCGGGCTGGGGTGAAACTTCAAAACGAGGCTTCAAAGGAGCAGGTTCCCGTTCAGGTAATTCTCGCAAGAGAGGTCATGAGGGTGGACAAATGCCATTACAACGCCGTTTGCCGAAACGTGGCTTCAACAACAAAAACTTTGAAGTAAAATACGTTTCCTTCAATTTAGATCAAATTCAGGCTATGGTTGATAAATACGAAATCACCAAGCTCGATCTGGATATGTTAAAAGCAAACAGAATTATCAAAGGCGATGAGCGCTTAAAAGTACTCGGTCGCGGTGAGTTAAAAGCGAAAGTTGAAATTTGGGCGCATGCATGCAGCGAAACAGCTAAAAAAGGAATCGAAGCAGCAGGCGGAACAATTAATGTGATAGCTTAA
- the rpsE gene encoding 30S ribosomal protein S5 — protein MAINREIQRVRASELELKEKIVGIQRVAKVTKGGRTFSFSALVVVGDGNGIVGHGLGKAREVTEAIQKGIDDAKKNLIKVPVHKGTIPHEQLGKFGAGKVMIKPAAHGTGVIAGGAMRAVFESAGVTDVLAKSLGSSNPHNVVKATFDALAHLRTPMTIAQQRNTPLKKVFNN, from the coding sequence ATGGCAATTAACAGAGAAATACAAAGAGTTAGAGCAAGTGAGCTCGAATTAAAAGAAAAAATTGTTGGTATCCAGCGTGTAGCTAAAGTTACCAAAGGTGGTAGAACATTTAGTTTTTCTGCCCTGGTAGTAGTAGGTGATGGCAACGGTATCGTTGGTCATGGTTTAGGAAAAGCCCGCGAGGTTACTGAAGCCATCCAAAAAGGTATTGATGATGCAAAGAAAAACCTGATTAAAGTTCCGGTTCATAAAGGCACCATCCCACACGAACAATTAGGAAAATTCGGAGCAGGTAAAGTAATGATTAAACCAGCTGCACACGGAACAGGCGTTATCGCCGGTGGTGCAATGCGCGCAGTATTTGAAAGTGCCGGTGTAACCGACGTACTTGCAAAATCACTGGGTTCATCAAATCCGCACAACGTGGTAAAAGCTACTTTTGATGCATTGGCACATTTAAGAACACCAATGACCATAGCTCAACAAAGAAATACACCATTAAAAAAAGTATTTAATAATTAA